The Echeneis naucrates chromosome 10, fEcheNa1.1, whole genome shotgun sequence genome has a window encoding:
- the rbmx gene encoding RNA-binding motif protein, X chromosome — MAEADRPGKLFIGGLNTETTEKALEQYFSKYGRIVEVLLMKDRETNKSRGFAFVTFESPADAKDAAREMNGKSLDGKPIKVEQATKPQFESGGRRGPPPMHSRSRGPPRGPRGSRGGPGGMRGPPSRDYYDNGGNSEPFFKGMSSRGPPPLKRGPPVRNGGPPPKRSAPSGPMSRPPMSRDRDPYGPPPPRRDSMMSRRDDYPSPRDDHYNSKDSYSSRDYNSRDSRDYGPPPRDYSYREYSNSSSRDDYGSMSRGYSDRDGYGGGREPRSYMDRPSGGSYRDSYDGYGNSRSAPPSRGPPPSYGGSSGSSRYDDYGSSSRDGYGSRDSYPSSRSDPYPPSRGERMGRQERGPAPPVERGYPPRDSYSSSSRGGPRGGRGGNRADRGMARSRY; from the exons ATGGCTGAGGCAGACCGACCGGGGAAGCTCTTCATCGGTGGGCTGAACACAGAGACCACCGAGAAGGCCTTGGAACAGTACTTCAGCAAATATGGCAGGATTGTGGAAG TGCTTTTGATGAAGGACcgggaaacaaacaaatcaagAGGATTTGCATTTGTTACTTTCGAAAGTCCCGCTGATGCAAAGGATGCAGCACGAGAGATGAATGGAAAG TCTCTTGATGGCAAGCCCATCAAGGTTGAGCAAGCTACAAAGCCTCAGTTTGAGAGTGGTGGCAGACGAGGGCCTCCACCCATGCACTCTCGCAGTCGTGGTCCACCCAGAGGCCCCCGTGGTTCTAGGGGAGGCCCTGGTGGTATGAGGGGCCCGCCATCAAGag ACTATTACGATAATGGAGGGAATTCAGAACCCTTCTTCAAAGGAATGTCCTCCAGAGGCCCCCCACCTCTGAAAAGAGGACCCCCCGTACGTAATGGAGGCCCCCCGCCCAAGAGGTCTGCCCCATCTGGTCCAATGAGCAGGC CACCTATGTCACGGGATCGGGACCCTTATGGGCCACCCCCTCCTCGAAGAGACTCTATGATGTCAAGAAGGGATGATTATCCATCACCGCGAGATGACCACTATAACTCAAAAGACAG CTACTCCAGTCGGGATTATAATTCCAGAGATTCGAGGGACTATGGACCTCCTCCCAGAGACTACTCATACAGAGAGTACTCCAATTCCAGTTCCAGAGATGACTATGGCTCAATGTCAAGAGGATACAG TGATCGCGATGGATATGGTGGAGGTCGGGAACCCAGAAGCTACATGGACCGTCCGAGTGGTGGTTCCTACCGAGATTCATATGATGGTTATG GTAACTCTCGCAGCGCCCCACCTTCACGGGGCCCCCCACCATCCTATGGTGGAAGCAGTGGAAGCAGTCGTTACGATGACTATGGCAGCAGTTCCCGGGATGGCTATGGCAGTCGTGACAGTTACCCCAGCAGTCGGAGTGACCCATATCCACCTAGCCGTGGTGAGCGAATGGGCAGACAAGAGAGGGGCCCGGCTCCCCCTGTCGAGAGAGGCTACCCTCCTCGTGATTCATACAGCAGCTCAAGTCGTGGAGGGCCACGTGGTGGCCGCGGTGGCAATCGAGCTGATAGGGGAATGGCTCGCAGCAGATACTGA
- the tm9sf5 gene encoding transmembrane 9 superfamily protein member 5 isoform X1: protein MKRRTHFGFVLVYSLVSCFCSCSAFYLPGLAPVSFCQDSKGGDDCQTKIQLFVNRLDSVESVLPYEYDVFDFCKDAKEMRPSENLGQVLFGERIESSPYKFNFNEEVKCRAVCTKTYKKGTQEDTTKLDFLKMGMQLNYQHHWIIDNMPVTWCYDVEDGQKYCNPGFPIGCLVTPGGKPKDACVINSEFNKKNTFYVFNHVDIKITYHSEEEGWSGARLVAATLEPKSIKHSDEKNPNCDGGNPMEVPGEFDSDVSIVYSYSVKFEKNNLIKWASRWDYILVSMPHTNIQWFSIMNSLVIVLFLSGMVAMIMLRTLHKDIARYNQVDQADLIKLPSSLEKFTLPYEDAQEESGWKQVHGDVFRPPRKGMLLSVFLGQGTQIFIMTFITLFLACLGFLSPANRGALMTCAVVLWVLLGTPAGYVSARLYKTFGGEKWKTNVLLTALLCPGIVFSDFFLMNLILWVEGSSAAIPFGTLVAILALWFGISVPLTFVGAYFGFKKPAIEQPVRTNQIPRQIPEQSFFTKPVPGIVMGGILPFGCIFIQLFFILNSIWSHQMYYMFGFLFLVFIILLITCSEATILLCYFHLCAEDYHWWWRSFLTSGFTAVYLFIYAVHYFFSKLQIIGAASTFLYFGYTMIMVLIFFLFTGTIGFFACFWFVNKIYSVVKVD from the exons ATGAAGAGGCGGACACACTTCGGTTTTGTGCTGGTTTATTCGCTGGTCTCATGTTTCTGTTCGTGCTCGGCGTTTTATCTTCCGGGTTTAGCCCCAGTGAGTTTTTGTCAAGACAGTAAAGGTGGCGACGATTGTCAG ACAAAGATTCAACTGTTTGTCAATCGCTTGGACTCAGTGGAGTCAGTCCTGCCTTATGAATATGACGT GTTCGACTTTTGCAAAGATGCCAAGGAAATGAGGCCTTCTGAGAACCTCGGCCAGGTGCTGTTTGGTGAACGAATTGAGTCCTCACCATACAAG TTCAACTTTAATGAAGAAGTCAAATGCAGAGCGGTGTGCACAAAGACGTATAAAAAGGGCACCCAGGAAGATACAACCAAACTGGATTTTCTTAAGATGGGAATGCAGCTGAACTACCAGCATCACTG GATAATTGACAACATGCCAGTGACATGGTGCTATGATGTGGAAGATGGTCAGAAGTACTGCAACCCTGGCTTTCCAATTGGCTGCCTTGTTACGCCAGGTGGCAAACCTAAAGATGCTTGTGTCATTAAT TCTGAGTTCAACAAGAAGAACACCTTTTACGTCTTCAATCATGTGGACATCAAGATCACTTACcacagtgaagaagaaggaTGGAGTGGGGCTCGGCTGGTCGCTGCCACTTTAGAGCCAAAGAG TATCAAGCATTCTGATGAGAAAAACCCAAACTGTGATGGAGGTAACCCAATGGAGGTCCCTGGAGAATTTGATAGTGATGTCTCGATCGTTTACTCCTACTCTGTTAAATTCGAG aaaaacaatttaattaaatGGGCCAGTAGGTGGGACTACATCCTAGTGTCCATGCCTCACACCAACATCCAGTGGTTTAG TATCATGAACTCCTTGGTCATTGTTCTCTTCCTGTCTGGCATGGTTGCCATGATCATGCTGAGAACCCTGCACAAGGACATTGCCCGATACAACCAAGTGGACCAG GCAGACTTGATAAAACTTCCATCGTCCTTGGAAAAATTCACTCTACCCTAT GAAGATGCACAGGAGGAGTCAGGGTGGAAGCAAGTGCATGGAGATGTTTTCCGTCCACCCAGGAAAGGCatgttgttgtctgtgttcCTTGGACAAGGCACCCAGATTTTCATCATGACCTTCATCACTCTCT TCCTCGCCTGCCTGGGCTTTCTGTCACCAGCCAACAGAGGGGCCCTCATGACATGTGCTGTGGTCCTCTGGGTACTGCTGGGAACACCTGCTGGTTATGTGTCAGCACGTCTTTACAAAA CTTTTGGAGGTGAAAAGTGGAAGACAAATGTTTTGCTGACAGCACTTCTGTGCCCAGG TATTGTGTTTTCTGACTTCTTCCTGATGAACTTGATCCTTTGGGTGGAAGGTTCCTCAGCAGCAATCCCTTTTGGCACTCTGGTGGCCATTTTGGCACTGTGGTTTGGAATATCTGTGCCCCTCACTTTTGTTGGTGCCTACTTTGGTTTCAAGAAACCT GCAATTGAGCAACCAGTGCGAACAAACCAAATCCCTCGTCAAATTCCAGAGCAGTCTTTCTTTACAAAGCCTGTTCCTGGGATAGTCATGGGTGGAATCTTGCCATTTGGATGTATTTTCATCCAGCTTTTCTTCATCCTCAACAGCATTTG gTCTCATCAGATGTACTACATGTTTGGATTCCTGTTCCTGGTTTTCATTATTCTACTCATCACCTGCTCTGAGGCCACAATTCTGCTCTGCTACTTTCATCTATGTGCCGAG GACTATCACTGGTGGTGGCGTTCCTTCCTGACCAGCGGCTTCACAGCAGTTTATCTATTCATCTATGCTGTGCATTACTTCTTCTCCAAGCTGCAAATAATTGGAGCAGCGAGCACCTTCCTCTACTTTGGATACACCATGATTATGGTCCtaatcttcttcctcttcacgG GCACAATTGGTTTCTTCGCCTGCTTCTGGTTTGTAAATAAGATCTACAGTGTGGTCAAGGTGGACTAG
- the tm9sf5 gene encoding transmembrane 9 superfamily protein member 5 isoform X2, giving the protein MKRRTHFGFVLVYSLVSCFCSCSAFYLPGLAPVSFCQDSKGGDDCQTKIQLFVNRLDSVESVLPYEYDVFDFCKDAKEMRPSENLGQVLFGERIESSPYKFNFNEEVKCRAVCTKTYKKGTQEDTTKLDFLKMGMQLNYQHHWIIDNMPVTWCYDVEDGQKYCNPGFPIGCLVTPGGKPKDACVINSEFNKKNTFYVFNHVDIKITYHSEEEGWSGARLVAATLEPKSIKHSDEKNPNCDGGNPMEVPGEFDSDVSIVYSYSVKFEKNNLIKWASRWDYILVSMPHTNIQWFSIMNSLVIVLFLSGMVAMIMLRTLHKDIARYNQVDQEDAQEESGWKQVHGDVFRPPRKGMLLSVFLGQGTQIFIMTFITLFLACLGFLSPANRGALMTCAVVLWVLLGTPAGYVSARLYKTFGGEKWKTNVLLTALLCPGIVFSDFFLMNLILWVEGSSAAIPFGTLVAILALWFGISVPLTFVGAYFGFKKPAIEQPVRTNQIPRQIPEQSFFTKPVPGIVMGGILPFGCIFIQLFFILNSIWSHQMYYMFGFLFLVFIILLITCSEATILLCYFHLCAEDYHWWWRSFLTSGFTAVYLFIYAVHYFFSKLQIIGAASTFLYFGYTMIMVLIFFLFTGTIGFFACFWFVNKIYSVVKVD; this is encoded by the exons ATGAAGAGGCGGACACACTTCGGTTTTGTGCTGGTTTATTCGCTGGTCTCATGTTTCTGTTCGTGCTCGGCGTTTTATCTTCCGGGTTTAGCCCCAGTGAGTTTTTGTCAAGACAGTAAAGGTGGCGACGATTGTCAG ACAAAGATTCAACTGTTTGTCAATCGCTTGGACTCAGTGGAGTCAGTCCTGCCTTATGAATATGACGT GTTCGACTTTTGCAAAGATGCCAAGGAAATGAGGCCTTCTGAGAACCTCGGCCAGGTGCTGTTTGGTGAACGAATTGAGTCCTCACCATACAAG TTCAACTTTAATGAAGAAGTCAAATGCAGAGCGGTGTGCACAAAGACGTATAAAAAGGGCACCCAGGAAGATACAACCAAACTGGATTTTCTTAAGATGGGAATGCAGCTGAACTACCAGCATCACTG GATAATTGACAACATGCCAGTGACATGGTGCTATGATGTGGAAGATGGTCAGAAGTACTGCAACCCTGGCTTTCCAATTGGCTGCCTTGTTACGCCAGGTGGCAAACCTAAAGATGCTTGTGTCATTAAT TCTGAGTTCAACAAGAAGAACACCTTTTACGTCTTCAATCATGTGGACATCAAGATCACTTACcacagtgaagaagaaggaTGGAGTGGGGCTCGGCTGGTCGCTGCCACTTTAGAGCCAAAGAG TATCAAGCATTCTGATGAGAAAAACCCAAACTGTGATGGAGGTAACCCAATGGAGGTCCCTGGAGAATTTGATAGTGATGTCTCGATCGTTTACTCCTACTCTGTTAAATTCGAG aaaaacaatttaattaaatGGGCCAGTAGGTGGGACTACATCCTAGTGTCCATGCCTCACACCAACATCCAGTGGTTTAG TATCATGAACTCCTTGGTCATTGTTCTCTTCCTGTCTGGCATGGTTGCCATGATCATGCTGAGAACCCTGCACAAGGACATTGCCCGATACAACCAAGTGGACCAG GAAGATGCACAGGAGGAGTCAGGGTGGAAGCAAGTGCATGGAGATGTTTTCCGTCCACCCAGGAAAGGCatgttgttgtctgtgttcCTTGGACAAGGCACCCAGATTTTCATCATGACCTTCATCACTCTCT TCCTCGCCTGCCTGGGCTTTCTGTCACCAGCCAACAGAGGGGCCCTCATGACATGTGCTGTGGTCCTCTGGGTACTGCTGGGAACACCTGCTGGTTATGTGTCAGCACGTCTTTACAAAA CTTTTGGAGGTGAAAAGTGGAAGACAAATGTTTTGCTGACAGCACTTCTGTGCCCAGG TATTGTGTTTTCTGACTTCTTCCTGATGAACTTGATCCTTTGGGTGGAAGGTTCCTCAGCAGCAATCCCTTTTGGCACTCTGGTGGCCATTTTGGCACTGTGGTTTGGAATATCTGTGCCCCTCACTTTTGTTGGTGCCTACTTTGGTTTCAAGAAACCT GCAATTGAGCAACCAGTGCGAACAAACCAAATCCCTCGTCAAATTCCAGAGCAGTCTTTCTTTACAAAGCCTGTTCCTGGGATAGTCATGGGTGGAATCTTGCCATTTGGATGTATTTTCATCCAGCTTTTCTTCATCCTCAACAGCATTTG gTCTCATCAGATGTACTACATGTTTGGATTCCTGTTCCTGGTTTTCATTATTCTACTCATCACCTGCTCTGAGGCCACAATTCTGCTCTGCTACTTTCATCTATGTGCCGAG GACTATCACTGGTGGTGGCGTTCCTTCCTGACCAGCGGCTTCACAGCAGTTTATCTATTCATCTATGCTGTGCATTACTTCTTCTCCAAGCTGCAAATAATTGGAGCAGCGAGCACCTTCCTCTACTTTGGATACACCATGATTATGGTCCtaatcttcttcctcttcacgG GCACAATTGGTTTCTTCGCCTGCTTCTGGTTTGTAAATAAGATCTACAGTGTGGTCAAGGTGGACTAG